From a single Tursiops truncatus isolate mTurTru1 chromosome 20, mTurTru1.mat.Y, whole genome shotgun sequence genomic region:
- the SERPINF2 gene encoding alpha-2-antiplasmin, producing the protein MALLWLPELVLVLSLSCLQSPCSAFSPVSTMEPLGLQLMSGQTQQKLPPLSLLKLGNQEPGGQTAPKKAPGDCEGSPNPEQTRRLAQAMMAFTRDLFSLVAQNSTRPNLILSPLSVALALSHLALGAQNQTLQRLQQVLHVDSGPCLPHLLSRLCQDLGPGAFRLAARMYLQKGFPIKKDFLEQSEQLFGAKPMSLTGRKRDDLANINQWVKEATEGKIEDFLSDLPDDTVLLLLNAIHFQGFWRRKFDPNLTRRDTFHLDEQFTVPVDMMQARTYPLRWFLLEQPEIQVAHFPFKNNMSFVVVVPTRFEWNASQVLASLSWGVLHQPLLRERPTTVQLPKLHLKYQMDLVAILSQLGLQELFQAPDLRGISDQSLVVSSVQHQSTLELREAGVEAAATTSTAMSRMSLSSFSVNRPFLFFILEDSMSLPLFVGSVRNPNPGAQPELKEQQDSPDNKDFFQHQKGFPRGDKPFGPDLKLAPPSEEDYPQPSSPK; encoded by the exons ATGGCGCTGCTCTGGCTGCCTGAGCTTGTCCTTGTGCTCAGCTTGTCCTGCCTGCAAAGCCCCTGCTCAGCG TTCTCTCCTGTGAGCACCATGGAGCCCTTGGGCCTGCAG CTGATGAGCGGGCAGACCCAGCAGAAGCTACCCCCACTTTCCCTCCTCAAGTTGGGCAACCAG GAGCCTGGTGGCCAGACTGCCCCAAAGAAGGCCCCAGGAGACTGCGAGGGGTCCCCAAACCCGGAGCAGACCCGCAGGCTGGCCCAGGCCATGATGGCCTTCACCAGAGACCTCTTCTCCCTGGTGGCCCAAAACTCCACCAGGCCCAACCTGATCCTGTCGCCTCTGAGTGTGGCCCTGGCACTGTCTCACCTGGCACTAG GTGCTCAGAACCAAACGCTGCAGAGGCTGCAGCAGGTGCTGCACGTGGACTCAGggccctgcctcccccacctGCTCAGCCGCCTCTGCCAGGACCTGGGCCCTGGGGCTTTCCGATTGGCTGCCAGAATGTACCTGCAGAAAG GATTTCCCATCAAAAAGGACTTCTTGGAACAATCAGAACAGCTCTTTGGTGCAAAGCCCATGAGCCTGACGGGAAGGAAGAGGGATGACCTGGCAAACATCAACCAATGGGTGAAGGAGGCCACAGAGGGGAAGATTGAGGATTTCCTCTCAGATCTGCCAGATGACACAGTGTTGCTTCTCCTCAATGCCATCCACTTCCAGG GCTTCTGGAGGAGGAAGTTCGACCCGAATCTCACGCGGAGAGACACTTTCCACCTGGACGAGCAGTTCACGGTGCCGGTGGACATGATGCAAGCCCGCACGTACCCGCTGCGCTGGTTTCTGCTGGAGCAGCCTGAGATCCAG GTGGCTCATTTCCCCTTTAAGAACAACATGAGCTTCGTGGTCGTCGTGCCCACCCGTTTCGAGTGGAACGCGTCCCAGGTGCTGGCTAGCCTGAGCTGGGGCGTGCTGCACCAGCCCTTGCTGCGGGAGAGGCCCACCACGGTCCAGCTGCCTAAGCTGCACCTGAAATACCAAATGGACCTGGTGGCCATCCTCAGCCAGCTGG GCCTGCAGGAACTGTTCCAGGCCCCGGACCTGCGCGGGATCTCAGACCAGAGCCTGGTGGTGTCCAGCGTGCAGCATCAGTCCAcgctggagctcagagaggccGGCGTGGAGGCAGCCGCGACAACCAGCACGGCCATGTCCCGCATGTCCCTCTCCTCCTTCAGCGTGAACCgccccttcctcttcttcatcCTCGAGGACAGCATGAGCCTGCCCCTCTTTGTGGGCAGCGTGAGGAACCCCAATCCTGGCGCGCAGCCGGAGCTCAAGGAGCAGCAGGACTCCCCTGACAACAAGGACTTTTTCCAGCACCAGAAAGGCTTCCCCCGCGGAGACAAGCCGTTCGGCCCTGACTTAAAACTTGCGCCCCCCTCGGAGGAGGATTACCCCCAACCTAGCAGCCCCAAGTGA
- the SERPINF1 gene encoding pigment epithelium-derived factor has protein sequence MLAFVLLLWTGALLGYGSCQNTGLEEGSLAPETTGLPVEEEDPFFKVPVNKLAAAVSNFGYDLYRVRSRESPAANVLLSPLSVATALSALSLGAEQRTESSIHRALYYDLISKPDIHDTYKELLASVTTPEKNLKSASRIVFERKLRIKASFVAPLEKLYGTRPRILTGNAHLDLQEINNWVQARMKGKIARSTREMPSGISILLLCVAYFKGQWVTKFDSRKTSLDDFHLDEERTVKVPTMSDPKAILRYGLDSDLNCKIAQLPLTGRMSIIFFLPLKVTQNLTIIEESLTSEFIHDIDRELKTVQAVLTIPKLKLSYEGELTKSMQEMKLQSLFDSPDFSKITGKPIKVTQVEHRTGFEWNEDGAGTTPSPGLQPAHLTFSLDYHLNQPFIFVLRDTDTGALLFIGKILDPRGT, from the exons ATGCTGGCCTTTGTGCTACTCCTCTGGACTGGAGCCCTCCTCGGGTACGGCAGCTGCCAGAACACGGGCCTGGAGGAG GGCTCCCTGGCCCCCGAGACCACAGGGCTGCCAGTGGAGGAGGAGGATCCCTTCTTCAAGGTCCCTGTGAACAAGCTGGCGGCCGCCGTCTCCAACTTTGGCTACGACTTGTACCGCGTGAGATCCAGGGAGAGCCCCGCTGCTAACGTGCTCCTGTCTCCGCTCAGCGTGGCCACGGCGCTCTCTGCCCTTTCGCTGG GAGCGGAGCAGCGGACAGAATCCAGCATTCACCGGGCTCTCTACTATGACCTGATCAGCAAGCCAGACATTCACGATACCTACAAGGAACTCCTTGCCTCCGTCACCACCCCGGAGAAGAACCTCAAGAGTGCTTCACGTATCGTCTTTGAGAGGA AGCTGCGGATAAAAGCCAGCTTTGTCGCACCCCTGGAAAAGTTGTATGGGACCAGGCCCAGGATCTTGACCGGCAACGCTCACCTGGACCTTCAGGAGATTAACAACTGGGTGCAGGCccggatgaaagggaaaatcgcTAGGTCCACGAGGGAGATGCCCAGTGGAATCAGCATTCTCCTTCTTTGTGTGGCTTACTTCAAGG GGCAGTGGGTAACGAAGTTTGACTCCAGAAAGACTTCCCTAGATGATTTCCACTTGGATGAGGAGAGGACCGTGAAAGTCCCCACGATGTCAGACCCTAAGGCCATCTTACGCTACGGCTTGGATTCTGATCTCAACTGCAAG ATTGCCCAGCTGCCCTTGACCGGCAGAATGAGTATCATCTTCTTCCTGCCTCTGAAAGTGACCCAGAACCTGACCATTATCGAAGAGAGCCTCACCTCTGAGTTCATTCATGACATAGACCGAGAACTGAAGACTGTTCAAGCGGTCCTGACCATCCCCAAGCTGAAGCTGAGTTACGAAGGCGAACTCACCAAGTCCATGCAGGAGATGA AATTGCAGTCCTTGTTTGATTCACCAGACTTTAGCAAGATCACGGGCAAACCTATCAAAGTTACTCAAGTGGAACATCGCACTGGCTTTGAGTGGAATGAAGATGGGGCGGGtaccacccccagcccagggctccagCCTGCCCACCTCACCTTCTCTCTGGACTATCACCTTAACCAACCTTTCATCTTTGTACTGAGGGACACAGACACAGGGGCCCTTCTCTTCATAGGCAAAATTCTGGACCCCAGGGGCACTTAG